In Drosophila nasuta strain 15112-1781.00 chromosome 2R, ASM2355853v1, whole genome shotgun sequence, a single genomic region encodes these proteins:
- the LOC132784334 gene encoding LOW QUALITY PROTEIN: negative elongation factor B-like (The sequence of the model RefSeq protein was modified relative to this genomic sequence to represent the inferred CDS: deleted 4 bases in 2 codons) has product MSAPAKNNGTGLEDVNIPGQAFLREALTSCTDPLKAIESFQLENGVLLPSLRPMLPLLDLHGVRRLDFHTSLMEELRDKLIAHINELNQKDPREREKKLKELLVKSFPVVRVKYLRPVVMAILRNTQHIDDKYLRILVRDRELYADTDTEVKRQIWRDNQSLFGDEVSPLLSQYIREKEHILFDHTNLNNLFFQPTPKVRRHGEVVQKLANMIGNSVKLYDMVLQFLRTLFLRTRNVHYCTLRAELLMALHDLEVQEIISIDPCHKFTWCLDACIREKNVDIKRSRELQGFLDNIKRGQEQVLGDLSMTLCDPYAINFLATSAIKILHHLINNEGIPRENQVLILLLRMLALGLSAWVMIDSQDFKEPKLDGQVVTKFLPALMSLMVDDQCRSLHGKLPPDERESALTTIEHSGPAPDAVQAYIQESAVASILAMYYTLHSARAKDRVGVLRVLAILSACKDDRAYEDPFLHSLIALLIPMSDEFATEDFCTTLFDEFIFAGLTRENVTSRHMLKLLWYVHNKLPVGRLGTLMKAMQPTTAHNEHIHKLYETLQERIGTATTGGETPVVELPPEEFDSPLKSVPTPGPHYSAQ; this is encoded by the exons ATGAGCGCGCCTGCTAAGAACAACGGCACCGGC TTGGAAGACGTTAATATACCCGGTCAGGCGTTTCTGAGAGAAGCTCTCACCTCATGCACGGATCCCTTGAAAGCAATTGAGAGTTTTCAATTGGAAAATGGAGTTTTATTGCCTTCGCTACGCCCAATGCTGCCTCTGCTCGATCTGCACGGCGTGCGCCGCCTGGACTTTCACACATCACTTATGGAGGAGCTACGCGACAAGCTGATTGCCCACATTAACGAACTGAACCAGAAAGATCCGCGCGAGCgcgaa aaaaagctaaaggAGCTGCTTGTCAAGAGTTTCCCGGTGGTGCGTGTGAAATATCTGCGTCCTGTGGTCATGGCCATACTGCGCAACACTCAGCACATCGATGACAAGTATCTGCGCATCTTGGTGCGAGATCGTGAACTATACGCGGACACGGACACCGAAGTGAAGCGACAGATTTGGCGTGATAATCAATCGCTATTCGGAGACGAGGTGTCGCCGCTGCTCTCCCAATACATACGTGAAAAGGAGCATATTCTCTTCGATCACACGAATCTCAATAATCTGTTCTTCCAGCCCACACCAAAAGTGCGACGCCATGGCGAAGTTGTGCAGAAGTTGGCCAATATGATTGGCAACAGCGTCAAGTTGTACGACATGGTGCTTCAATTTTTGCGCACACTCTTCCTGCGCACCCGCAACGTTCACTATTGCACGCTTCGAGCTGAGTTGTTGATGGCACTACACGATCTGGAGGTGCAGGAGATCATCTCGATTGATCCATGTCACAAGTTCACCTGGTGTCTTGATGCCTGCATCCGCGAGAAGAATGTGGATATTAAACGTTCGCGTGAACTCCAGGGATTCCTTGACAATATCAAGCGTGGACAGGAGCAAGTCTTGGGTGACCTTTCAATGACACTTTGTGATCCGTATGCCATAAATTTCTTGGCCACGTCCGCCATCAAGATACTGCACCATCTGATCAACAACGAGGGCATCCCGCGTGAGAATCAAGTCCTTATACTGCTGCTGCGGATGCTTGCTTTAGGATTGAGTGCCTGGGTCATGATTGATTCCCAAGACTTCAAGGAGCCCAAGCTTGATGGCCAGGTAGTGACAAAGTTTCTACCGGCGTTGATGTCGCTCATGGTGGATGATCAATGTCGTAGTCTGCATGGCAAGCTGCCGCCGGATGAGCGTGAGTCGGCGCTGACCACCATTGAGCATTCGGGTCCAGCTCCCGATGCTGTCCAGGCTTACATCCAGGAGAGTGCAGTGGCCAGCATTCTGGCCATGTATTATACTTTGCATTCGGCGCGTGCCAAGGATCGTGTTGGTGTACTGCGTGTTTTGGCCATTTTGTCAGCCTGCAAAGATGATCGTGCCTATGAGGATCCTTTTTTGCATTCGCTGATAGCGCTGTTGATTCCTATGAGTGATGAGTTTGCCACTGAAGATTTCTGCACCACGCTGTTCGATGAGTTCATATTCGCTGGCTTGACACGCGAGAATGTGACCTCGCGACATATGCTGAAGTTGCTGTGGTACGTCCACAACAAGTTGCCTGTGGGACGCCTTGGAACATTGATGAAGGCGATGCAACCGACGACAGCGCACAACGAACACATTCACAAACTGTATGAAACGCTACAGGAGCGCATTGGCACAGCGACTACGGGAGGAGAAACGCCCGTAGTGGAGCTGCCGCCCGAAGAATTCGATTCGCCCTTAAAGAGCGTTCCAACACCAGGACCACACTATAGTGCCcaataa
- the LOC132784333 gene encoding mothers against decapentaplegic homolog 4 isoform X1, translating into MPGPANGPPPHMYGAVAPQDIIVRDMVQMPPPPPSNAPTSADACLSIVHSLMCHRQGGESEGFAKRAIESLVKKLKEKRDELDSLITAITTNGAHPSKCVTIQRTLDGRLQVAGRKGFPHVIYARIWRWPDLHKNELKHVKYCAFAFDLKCDSVCVNPYHYERVVSPGIDLSGLSLQSGPSRLVKDEYSAGPLVGGMDIDGNDIGTIQHHPTQMVGPGGYGYPPQGPGPGDYVTDANQMSAMFAAGRAIPKIEPTDGADPRSSWMVQPQPQPPPPRQAPPQQQQQQQQQQPQSQSQPASHTRSVPHGMPGMGAMNAGPGPGQGPVMAPPPPPTQQQQQQAQSVVAQGNGVHHAQASSPTDPTAAMAMQQQQQQQQPPPGGGPNGQTGVNNASGAQGAAGQYYGAPTGAAQMQNDVSKFGGNAAVAGAGQTAVHAQQQQQQQQNGYVTQSTGQNAGAGNYGATQASSAQQQQQQQATQGNAGGAAGAQSSGGGGGAAGTWTGPNTLTYTQSMQPPDPRSLPGAYWNSSLPGDLASPQQVAPQQQQQQQPRLLSRQPAPEYWCSIAYFELDTQVGETFKVPSAKPNVIIDGYVDPSGGNRFCLGALSNVHRTEQSERARLHIGKGVQLDLRGEGDVWLRCLSDNSVFVQSYYLDREAGRTPGDAVHKIYPAACIKVFDLRQCHQQMHSLATNAQAAAAAQAAAVAGVSNQQMGGAGRSITAAAGIGVDDLRRLCILRLSFVKGWGPDYPRQSIKETPCWIEVHLHRALQLLDEVLHAMPIDGAAA; encoded by the exons ATGCCCGGACCCGCCAATGGTCCGCCTCCTCACATGTACGGCGCCGTAGCGCCGCAGGACA TCATAGTGCGGGACATGGTGCAAATGCCGCCACCACCACCCTCGAATGCACCCACATCGGCGGATGCCTGCCTCAGCATTGTGCACTCGCTGATGTGCCATCGGCAGGGTGGGGAGAGCGAGGGATTCGCGAAGCGTGCCATCGAATCGCTGGTGAAAAAACTGAAGGAGAAGCGTGACGAATTGGACTCGCTGATAACAGCAATTACCACCAATGGCGCCCATCCAAGCAAATGCGTCACCATCCAGCGCACGCTCGACGGTCGCTTGCAG gTGGCCGGTCGAAAGGGATTTCCACATGTGATTTATGCGCGCATTTGGCGCTGGCCCGATCTGCACAAGAACGAGCTGAAGCACGTTAAATACTGCGCCTTTGCGTTCGATCTCAAATGCGATTCGGTGTGCGTTAATCCCTACCATTATGAGCGTGTCGTATCGCCGGGCATCGATCTGTCCGGTCTCAGTTTGCAGTCGGGTCCCAGTCGCCTCGTTAAAGATGAATACTCAGCGGGTCCGTTGGTGGGCGGCATGGATATCGATGGCAATGACATTGGCACCATACAGCATCATCCCACGCAGATGGTTGGACCGGGTGGCTACGGTTATCCGCCCCAAGGACCCGGACCCGGTGATTACG TCACCGATGCTAATCAAATGAGTGCAATGTTTGCTGCCGGCCGCGCAATACCAAAAATCGAGCCAACGGACGGCGCTGATCCGCGCAGTTCGTGGATGGTGCAACCGCAACCGCAGCCTCCGCCGCCGCGACAGGCaccgccacagcaacagcagcaacaacaacaacaacagccacaatcCCAATCCCAGCCAGCGTCGCACACTCGTT CCGTACCTCATGGCATGCCGGGCATGGGAGCCATGAATGCCGGTCCCGGTCCTGGCCAAGGTCCTGTTATGGCGCCACCACCCCCgcccacacaacaacaacagcaacaagcacaGAGCGTCGTTGCCCAAGGCAATGGCGTGCATCATGCCCAGGCTAGCTCCCCGACAGATCCAACAGCCGCCATGgccatgcaacagcagcagcaacaacagcagccgccgccAGGTGGTGGACCCAATGGCCAGACTGGCGTTAACAATGCCAGCGGTGCTCAGGGAGCCGCTGGACAATATTATGGCGCACCAACAGGAGCTGCACAAATGCAAAACGACGTGAGCAAGTTTGGTGGGAATGCAGCTGTTGCAGGCGCTGGCCAAACAGCTGTGCatgcccagcagcaacaacagcagcagcagaacgGTTATGTCACACAGTCGACGGGACAAAATGCGGGCGCAGGCAACTATGGAGCAACGCAAGCGTCgtcagcgcagcagcagcaacaacagcaagcgaCGCAGGGCAATGCTGGAGGTGCGGCTGGTGCACAGAGCAGCGGTGGTGGCGGAGGAGCCGCTGGCACCTGGACGGGACCTAATACGCTCACCTACACACAGTCCATGCAGCCGCCAGATCCACGCTCCTTGCCAGGCGCCTACT GGAACTCATCGCTGCCTGGTGATCTGGCGTCGCCGCAACAAGTggcgccgcagcagcagcaacaacagcagccgcgTCTGCTATCGCGACAACCGGCACCAGAGTACTGGTGCTCCATTGCCTACTTTGAGCTGGACACACAGGTGGGCGAGACGTTTAAGGTGCCCTCGGCGAAGCCTAATGTCATAATCGATGGCTATGTGGATCCCTCGGGTGGCAATCGCTTCTGCTTAGGCGCATTGAGCAATGTGCATCGCACAGAACAATCGGAGCGTGCCAG GTTGCATATTGGCAAGGGTGTGCAGTTGGATTTGCGGGGCGAGGGCGATGTCTGGTTGCGCTGTCTCAGCGATAACTCGGTGTTTGTACAAAGCTATTATCTGGATCGCGAGGCGGGTCGAACGCCAGGCGATGCTGTTCACAAAATCTATCCAGCAGCTTGCATCAAA GTTTTTGATTTGCGTCAATGCCATCAGCAGATGCATTCGCTGGCCACCAACGCACAAGCCGCTGCGGCGGCACAAGCAGCTGCTGTGGCGGGTGTCTCCAATCAGCAAATGGGTGGAGCTGGCAGAA GCATTACCGCAGCTGCTGGCATTGGAGTTGATGATCTGCGTCGTCTGTGCATATTGCGACTGAGTTTTGTGAAGGGCTGGGGACCCGATTACCCAAGGCAATCAATCAAGGAGACGCCCTGCTGGATCGAGGTGCATTTGCATCGTGCGTTGCAGCTGCTCGACGAGGTGCTGCATGCCATGCCCATCGATGGAGCCGCTGCCTag
- the LOC132784333 gene encoding mothers against decapentaplegic homolog 4 isoform X2, translated as MPGPANGPPPHMYGAVAPQDIIVRDMVQMPPPPPSNAPTSADACLSIVHSLMCHRQGGESEGFAKRAIESLVKKLKEKRDELDSLITAITTNGAHPSKCVTIQRTLDGRLQVAGRKGFPHVIYARIWRWPDLHKNELKHVKYCAFAFDLKCDSVCVNPYHYERVVSPGIDLSGLSLQSGPSRLVKDEYSAGPLVGGMDIDGNDIGTIQHHPTQMVGPGGYGYPPQGPGPGDYAVPHGMPGMGAMNAGPGPGQGPVMAPPPPPTQQQQQQAQSVVAQGNGVHHAQASSPTDPTAAMAMQQQQQQQQPPPGGGPNGQTGVNNASGAQGAAGQYYGAPTGAAQMQNDVSKFGGNAAVAGAGQTAVHAQQQQQQQQNGYVTQSTGQNAGAGNYGATQASSAQQQQQQQATQGNAGGAAGAQSSGGGGGAAGTWTGPNTLTYTQSMQPPDPRSLPGAYWNSSLPGDLASPQQVAPQQQQQQQPRLLSRQPAPEYWCSIAYFELDTQVGETFKVPSAKPNVIIDGYVDPSGGNRFCLGALSNVHRTEQSERARLHIGKGVQLDLRGEGDVWLRCLSDNSVFVQSYYLDREAGRTPGDAVHKIYPAACIKVFDLRQCHQQMHSLATNAQAAAAAQAAAVAGVSNQQMGGAGRSITAAAGIGVDDLRRLCILRLSFVKGWGPDYPRQSIKETPCWIEVHLHRALQLLDEVLHAMPIDGAAA; from the exons ATGCCCGGACCCGCCAATGGTCCGCCTCCTCACATGTACGGCGCCGTAGCGCCGCAGGACA TCATAGTGCGGGACATGGTGCAAATGCCGCCACCACCACCCTCGAATGCACCCACATCGGCGGATGCCTGCCTCAGCATTGTGCACTCGCTGATGTGCCATCGGCAGGGTGGGGAGAGCGAGGGATTCGCGAAGCGTGCCATCGAATCGCTGGTGAAAAAACTGAAGGAGAAGCGTGACGAATTGGACTCGCTGATAACAGCAATTACCACCAATGGCGCCCATCCAAGCAAATGCGTCACCATCCAGCGCACGCTCGACGGTCGCTTGCAG gTGGCCGGTCGAAAGGGATTTCCACATGTGATTTATGCGCGCATTTGGCGCTGGCCCGATCTGCACAAGAACGAGCTGAAGCACGTTAAATACTGCGCCTTTGCGTTCGATCTCAAATGCGATTCGGTGTGCGTTAATCCCTACCATTATGAGCGTGTCGTATCGCCGGGCATCGATCTGTCCGGTCTCAGTTTGCAGTCGGGTCCCAGTCGCCTCGTTAAAGATGAATACTCAGCGGGTCCGTTGGTGGGCGGCATGGATATCGATGGCAATGACATTGGCACCATACAGCATCATCCCACGCAGATGGTTGGACCGGGTGGCTACGGTTATCCGCCCCAAGGACCCGGACCCGGTGATTACG CCGTACCTCATGGCATGCCGGGCATGGGAGCCATGAATGCCGGTCCCGGTCCTGGCCAAGGTCCTGTTATGGCGCCACCACCCCCgcccacacaacaacaacagcaacaagcacaGAGCGTCGTTGCCCAAGGCAATGGCGTGCATCATGCCCAGGCTAGCTCCCCGACAGATCCAACAGCCGCCATGgccatgcaacagcagcagcaacaacagcagccgccgccAGGTGGTGGACCCAATGGCCAGACTGGCGTTAACAATGCCAGCGGTGCTCAGGGAGCCGCTGGACAATATTATGGCGCACCAACAGGAGCTGCACAAATGCAAAACGACGTGAGCAAGTTTGGTGGGAATGCAGCTGTTGCAGGCGCTGGCCAAACAGCTGTGCatgcccagcagcaacaacagcagcagcagaacgGTTATGTCACACAGTCGACGGGACAAAATGCGGGCGCAGGCAACTATGGAGCAACGCAAGCGTCgtcagcgcagcagcagcaacaacagcaagcgaCGCAGGGCAATGCTGGAGGTGCGGCTGGTGCACAGAGCAGCGGTGGTGGCGGAGGAGCCGCTGGCACCTGGACGGGACCTAATACGCTCACCTACACACAGTCCATGCAGCCGCCAGATCCACGCTCCTTGCCAGGCGCCTACT GGAACTCATCGCTGCCTGGTGATCTGGCGTCGCCGCAACAAGTggcgccgcagcagcagcaacaacagcagccgcgTCTGCTATCGCGACAACCGGCACCAGAGTACTGGTGCTCCATTGCCTACTTTGAGCTGGACACACAGGTGGGCGAGACGTTTAAGGTGCCCTCGGCGAAGCCTAATGTCATAATCGATGGCTATGTGGATCCCTCGGGTGGCAATCGCTTCTGCTTAGGCGCATTGAGCAATGTGCATCGCACAGAACAATCGGAGCGTGCCAG GTTGCATATTGGCAAGGGTGTGCAGTTGGATTTGCGGGGCGAGGGCGATGTCTGGTTGCGCTGTCTCAGCGATAACTCGGTGTTTGTACAAAGCTATTATCTGGATCGCGAGGCGGGTCGAACGCCAGGCGATGCTGTTCACAAAATCTATCCAGCAGCTTGCATCAAA GTTTTTGATTTGCGTCAATGCCATCAGCAGATGCATTCGCTGGCCACCAACGCACAAGCCGCTGCGGCGGCACAAGCAGCTGCTGTGGCGGGTGTCTCCAATCAGCAAATGGGTGGAGCTGGCAGAA GCATTACCGCAGCTGCTGGCATTGGAGTTGATGATCTGCGTCGTCTGTGCATATTGCGACTGAGTTTTGTGAAGGGCTGGGGACCCGATTACCCAAGGCAATCAATCAAGGAGACGCCCTGCTGGATCGAGGTGCATTTGCATCGTGCGTTGCAGCTGCTCGACGAGGTGCTGCATGCCATGCCCATCGATGGAGCCGCTGCCTag
- the LOC132784335 gene encoding transcription factor Ouib: protein MSARCRTCGKIIFCLNANNLFEQPDKIMLHQIEALTGLFLLEQTEFPAHICGPCEVALREAIIFRERIIRTQQLLLSSNSVAEALKEIDLDEEHKLNLDDRVIQQEEDEDDEEEGGEQYSSFDENTEYTEDYLDQPKEQLEEVATVAQTTDTSETASIAPAECKPGKQTASKLYATVNFAINSRNTPRINWSKLSEHEIVELKRERRKRDCICELCGRHFTCPSNFKVHLLRHTGVKNFTCKQCPLKFYTPHLLRRHMLSHLCQKPYPCQYCGQTFADHSGRIQHERNRHTNYKPYKCTKCDKAFAVSNKLKTHMLSHSGVRSFHCEICKVSFMRRPHLAAHYRSKGHEQNAQNFAAEETNNVDIDNELVESIPCNV from the exons ATGTCTGCGCGCTGTCGAACCTGTGGTAAGATAATTTTCTGCCTCAATGCCAACAATCTATTCGAACAACCTGACAAAATAATGCTGCATCAAATAGAAGCGTTAACTGGACTCTTT CTGCTAGAGCAAACAGAATTTCCTGCACATATCTGTGGACCATGTGAAGTTGCGCTGCGCGAAGCGATTATATTTCGTGAGCGAATCATCAGAACACAGCAGCTACTtttgagcagcaacagcgtcgCCGAAGCGCTCAAAGAAATCGATTTAGATGAAGAGCACAAACTTAATCTGGACGACAGAGTCATACAACAAGAGGAGGACGAGGATGATGAAGAAGAGGGTGGGGAACAATATAGTTCGTTTGACGAAAACACAGAATACACAGAAGACTACTTAGATCAGCCGAAGGAACAACTAGAAGAAGTGGCAACAGTTGCACAAACAACAGACACTTCAGAGACTGCAAGTATAGCGCCTGCAGAATGCAAGCCAGGCAAACAAACCGCTTCTAAACTCTATGCCACTGTCAACTTTGCCATCAATTCGAGGAACACACCACGCATCAACTGGAGTAAGCTCTCCGAGCACGAGATTGTGGAGCTGAAGCGTGAGCGACGAAAGCGTGATTGCATCTGCGAATTATGCGGCAGACATTTCACCTGTCCAAGCAATTTCAAAGTACATCTGTTGCGCCACACAGGCGTGAAGAACTTTACTTGCAAGCAGTGTCCGTTGAAGTTTTATACGCCGCATTTGTTGCGTCGCCATATGTTGTCGCATCTCTGCCAGAAACCGTATCCATGTCAGTACTGCGGTCAAACATTTGCCGATCACAGCGGGCGCATTCAACACGAGCGAAA TCGCCACACAAATTATAAACCTTACAAGTGCACTAAATGCGACAAAGCGTTTGCAGTCAGCAACAAGCTAAAGACGCACATGCTCAGCCACTCTGGAGTACGAAGTTTTCA CTGCGAGATCTGCAAAGTTTCCTTTATGCGACGCCCTCACTTAGCTGCCCATTATCGTTCAAAGGGTCACGAACAGAATGCCCAAAACTTTGCTGCCGAGGAAACCAATAATGTGGATATCGACAATGAGCTAGTAGAATCTATACCTTGTAACGTATAg
- the LOC132784336 gene encoding alpha/beta-tubulin-N-acetyltransferase 9, whose amino-acid sequence MRLNEHTKLVGQRVILVPYEARHVPKYHEWMSCPTLRNLTASDELTLSEEYDMQRSWREDNDKLTFIVLCAETYANTNDEIAAMVGDTNLFLRYDDDEEEGNQYVAEAEIMIAATEARGKGYGREAMLLMLKYAQNHLSVTKFEAKIDMDNQISLRLFESFQFVEVRRVEVFHEVTLERKVTPDWLTWLDQQVDIRSETYK is encoded by the coding sequence ATGCGACTCAACGAGCATACGAAGTTAGTTGGCCAACGGGTGATTTTGGTGCCCTACGAGGCTCGCCATGTGCCCAAATATCACGAATGGATGAGTTGCCCAACACTGCGTAACTTAACGGCATCAGATGAACTCACTTTAAGTGAAGAATATGATATGCAACGAAGTTGGCGAGAGGATAACGACAAGCTCACTTTTATTGTGCTCTGTGCTGAAACTTATGCAAACACAAATGATGAAATTGCTGCCATGGTCGGTGATACTAATCTCTTCCTGCGCtatgacgacgacgaagagGAGGGTAACCAATATGTGGCCGAAGCTGAGATCATGATAGCAGCAACAGAGGCGCGTGGTAAAGGTTACGGACGGGAAGCAATGCTTCTCATGCTCAAGTACGCACAGAACCATTTAAGTGTGACCAAATTCGAAGCTAAGATTGACATGGACAATCAAATATCGTTGCGCTTATTTGaaagctttcaatttgttgaagtCCGTCGGGTAGAAGTCTTCCACGAAGTGACCTTGGAGCGCAAGGTGACGCCAGATTGGTTGACATGGCTAGATCAACAAGTTGATATCAGAAGCGAAACTTACAAGTAA